In one window of Clavelina lepadiformis chromosome 4, kaClaLepa1.1, whole genome shotgun sequence DNA:
- the LOC143452094 gene encoding uncharacterized protein LOC143452094 isoform X2 produces MDGQHATMPSTMSSCNNTVEDVLRGCVMHRYKGYKRKRRWGELRVEMNNNSARCIIQLFKHDMLSLSSDAMKAKEPKLKFEIQFSRDDFCGLEKGDHFDRYGTRRYLCIITKDKHIIIEDAVMTATGVNHNVLGTWYQYISHVMGYVDRWKVIESDPKLAKKICYLHLTTENISECHSLEDKTRENRSCLVLRSWRCRNLSQIFEQASTTDSATRSDITFLVSNDFGTSMKVSITVEGTPQLLQRFQKHNLVRIPVQQTPKGIRAMLTKTKSMKGTPREEALDMEKAKKLNRHSLGNLYVKLDHDNEDVKSHESEQPVVQSYYNVRPPCIETDRNSPRRCNHNDEPSASRKGAPCFHDSNPRVCVPPSLIDQSPTRCFAPEFVQPASTSLAPPNGLAPRSSPPQLPSPGFDDNHLKKGPGLATQISFDSDYQTGENITTLLTENDVPHCYVNVHASDNDSNRTGSLGRPRPNVAYENIAQEPENLPPALPARDDHPLSVPSYINIKSQPPPRPPKSNLPATAEPSRFDMQVAEPSNNFRAPPLPSRQSLHDEDMLRPDGSDILVSSIQRGTLPPLPGEDPQRGIYENKSDGSDFEVAISEVLLGTHLSNSRWLDLPHVIFLGIAFGLEKEEVTVGGWRAFAERLGLRFSDIQQLASLARSHSTLRPFEVLLFHWIRTQCPVPCSRNNLREILIEIGREDLAQTVPSDIAKKE; encoded by the exons AGATGGGGAGAACTGAGAGTGGAAATGAACAACAACTCTG cAAGATGCATCATACAGTTATTCAAGCATGACATGCTCAGCTTAAGTTCAGATGCTATGAAAGCaaaagagccaaagctcaagTTTGAAATCCAATTTTCCAGAGATGATTTTTGTGGGCTTGAAAAAGGAGATCACTTTGATCGTTATGGAACTCGAAG ATACCTTTGCATTATTACGAAAGACAAGCATATAATCATTGAAGATGCTGTCATGACTGCTACTGGTGTTAACCACAATGTCCTTGGCACTTGGTATCAATATATTTCACACGTGATGGGATATG TCGACAGATGGAAGGTGATTGAAAGTGATCCTAAACTTGCCAAAAAAATCTGCTATTTGCATCTCACCACTGAAAATATATCAGAATGCCACAGCTTGGAGGATAAAACCAGAGAAAATAGAAGCT GTTTAGTACTGCGCTCATGGAGATGTCGAAACCTTAGTCAAATCTTTGAACAAGCTTCTACTACAGATAGCGCAACACGATCGGATATTACCTTTCTTGTTTCAAATGACTTTG GAACTTCTATGAAGGTGAGCATCACTGTTGAAGGAACTCCTCAACTTCTGCAAAGGTTTCAAAAGCATAAT TTGGTGAGAATACCAGTTCAGCAAACACCGAAAGGTATTCGTGCGATGCTAACAAAAACGAAAAGCATGAAAGGCACACCCCGTG AAGAAGCTTTAGATATGGAAAAAGCTAAAAAGCTGAATAGACACAGTCTTGGAAATCTTTATGTAAAATTAGACCACGATAATGAAGACGTCAAGTCTCACGAATCTGAACAACCAGTTGTTCAGTCTTACTACAACGTTCGCCCACCCTGCATTGAAACTGACAGAAATTCGCCTCGGAGATGCAATCACAACGATGAGCCCTCTGCTTCCAGAAAGGGAGCTCCTTGCTTCCACGATTCGAATCCACGTGTCTGTGTTCCTCCTAGTCTTATTGATCAGTCCCCC ACAAGATGTTTTGCCCCAGAGTTTGTTCAACCAGCCTCCACTTCCCTTGCACCTCCTAATGGGCTAGCACCTCGTTCATCTCCTCCTCAACTCCCCTCTCCAGGATTTGATGATAATCATTTGAAAAAAGGCCCTGGTTTGGCGACACAGATCAGTTTCGATTCAGATTATCAAACTGGAGAGAATATAACGACGTTATTGACTGAAAATGATGTGCCACACTGCTATGTTAATGTCCATGCATCCGATAATGACTCTAATCGTACTGGAAGCCTTGGGAGACCACGCCCAAATGTCGCTTATGAGAATATTGCACAAGAGCCAGAAAATCTGCCTCCAGCACTTCCCGCTCGAGATGATCATCCTTTGTCAGTTCCATCATATATAAACATCAAATCTCAACCACCGCCGCGACCTCCCAAATCAAA TCTCCCAGCCACCGCCGAACCATCTAGATTTGACATGCAAGTTGCTGAACCCAGTAACAACTTCAGAGCCCCACCCTTGCCATCTAGACAATCTCTTCATGATGAAGATATGCTACG GCCGGATGGCAGTGATATACTGGTGTCTTCTATTCAGCGTGGAACTTTGCCGCCTTTGCCCGGAGAAGATCCACAAAGAGGGATTTACGAGAATAAATCTGATGGATCAGAT TTTGAAGTTGCCATCAGTGAAGTCTTACTGGGCACCCATCTCAGTAACTCGAGATGGCTTGATTTGCCGCATGTTATCTTCTTGGGAATAGCTTTTGGTCTCGAAAAAGAAGAAGTCACTGTCGGAGGCTGGAGAGCATTTGCTGAAAGGCTTG GTCTCCGATTCAGTGATATCCAGCAGTTAGCTTCGCTAGCACGTTCTCATTCGACGCTGCGGCCCTTTGAGGTCCTTCTTTTTCACTGGATCCGTACCCAGTGCCCTGTGCCTTGCTCTCGCAACAACTTAAGAGAGATCTTGATCGAAATTGGAAGGGAAGACCTGGCGCAGACTGTTCCATCTGATATAGCGAAAAAGGAATAA
- the LOC143452094 gene encoding uncharacterized protein LOC143452094 isoform X1, which translates to MDGQHATMPSTMSSCNNTVEDVLRGCVMHRYKGYKRKRRWGELRVEMNNNSARCIIQLFKHDMLSLSSDAMKAKEPKLKFEIQFSRDDFCGLEKGDHFDRYGTRRYLCIITKDKHIIIEDAVMTATGVNHNVLGTWYQYISHVMGYVDRWKVIESDPKLAKKICYLHLTTENISECHSLEDKTRENRSCLVLRSWRCRNLSQIFEQASTTDSATRSDITFLVSNDFGTSMKVSITVEGTPQLLQRFQKHNIINGEEKKPKGTIFPGFDDLNPSHNLVRIPVQQTPKGIRAMLTKTKSMKGTPREEALDMEKAKKLNRHSLGNLYVKLDHDNEDVKSHESEQPVVQSYYNVRPPCIETDRNSPRRCNHNDEPSASRKGAPCFHDSNPRVCVPPSLIDQSPTRCFAPEFVQPASTSLAPPNGLAPRSSPPQLPSPGFDDNHLKKGPGLATQISFDSDYQTGENITTLLTENDVPHCYVNVHASDNDSNRTGSLGRPRPNVAYENIAQEPENLPPALPARDDHPLSVPSYINIKSQPPPRPPKSNLPATAEPSRFDMQVAEPSNNFRAPPLPSRQSLHDEDMLRPDGSDILVSSIQRGTLPPLPGEDPQRGIYENKSDGSDFEVAISEVLLGTHLSNSRWLDLPHVIFLGIAFGLEKEEVTVGGWRAFAERLGLRFSDIQQLASLARSHSTLRPFEVLLFHWIRTQCPVPCSRNNLREILIEIGREDLAQTVPSDIAKKE; encoded by the exons AGATGGGGAGAACTGAGAGTGGAAATGAACAACAACTCTG cAAGATGCATCATACAGTTATTCAAGCATGACATGCTCAGCTTAAGTTCAGATGCTATGAAAGCaaaagagccaaagctcaagTTTGAAATCCAATTTTCCAGAGATGATTTTTGTGGGCTTGAAAAAGGAGATCACTTTGATCGTTATGGAACTCGAAG ATACCTTTGCATTATTACGAAAGACAAGCATATAATCATTGAAGATGCTGTCATGACTGCTACTGGTGTTAACCACAATGTCCTTGGCACTTGGTATCAATATATTTCACACGTGATGGGATATG TCGACAGATGGAAGGTGATTGAAAGTGATCCTAAACTTGCCAAAAAAATCTGCTATTTGCATCTCACCACTGAAAATATATCAGAATGCCACAGCTTGGAGGATAAAACCAGAGAAAATAGAAGCT GTTTAGTACTGCGCTCATGGAGATGTCGAAACCTTAGTCAAATCTTTGAACAAGCTTCTACTACAGATAGCGCAACACGATCGGATATTACCTTTCTTGTTTCAAATGACTTTG GAACTTCTATGAAGGTGAGCATCACTGTTGAAGGAACTCCTCAACTTCTGCAAAGGTTTCAAAAGCATAATATAATAAATGGGGAGGAAAAGAAGCCAAAAGGAACTATTTTCCCCGGTTTCGATG ATTTGAATCCTTCCCATAATTTGGTGAGAATACCAGTTCAGCAAACACCGAAAGGTATTCGTGCGATGCTAACAAAAACGAAAAGCATGAAAGGCACACCCCGTG AAGAAGCTTTAGATATGGAAAAAGCTAAAAAGCTGAATAGACACAGTCTTGGAAATCTTTATGTAAAATTAGACCACGATAATGAAGACGTCAAGTCTCACGAATCTGAACAACCAGTTGTTCAGTCTTACTACAACGTTCGCCCACCCTGCATTGAAACTGACAGAAATTCGCCTCGGAGATGCAATCACAACGATGAGCCCTCTGCTTCCAGAAAGGGAGCTCCTTGCTTCCACGATTCGAATCCACGTGTCTGTGTTCCTCCTAGTCTTATTGATCAGTCCCCC ACAAGATGTTTTGCCCCAGAGTTTGTTCAACCAGCCTCCACTTCCCTTGCACCTCCTAATGGGCTAGCACCTCGTTCATCTCCTCCTCAACTCCCCTCTCCAGGATTTGATGATAATCATTTGAAAAAAGGCCCTGGTTTGGCGACACAGATCAGTTTCGATTCAGATTATCAAACTGGAGAGAATATAACGACGTTATTGACTGAAAATGATGTGCCACACTGCTATGTTAATGTCCATGCATCCGATAATGACTCTAATCGTACTGGAAGCCTTGGGAGACCACGCCCAAATGTCGCTTATGAGAATATTGCACAAGAGCCAGAAAATCTGCCTCCAGCACTTCCCGCTCGAGATGATCATCCTTTGTCAGTTCCATCATATATAAACATCAAATCTCAACCACCGCCGCGACCTCCCAAATCAAA TCTCCCAGCCACCGCCGAACCATCTAGATTTGACATGCAAGTTGCTGAACCCAGTAACAACTTCAGAGCCCCACCCTTGCCATCTAGACAATCTCTTCATGATGAAGATATGCTACG GCCGGATGGCAGTGATATACTGGTGTCTTCTATTCAGCGTGGAACTTTGCCGCCTTTGCCCGGAGAAGATCCACAAAGAGGGATTTACGAGAATAAATCTGATGGATCAGAT TTTGAAGTTGCCATCAGTGAAGTCTTACTGGGCACCCATCTCAGTAACTCGAGATGGCTTGATTTGCCGCATGTTATCTTCTTGGGAATAGCTTTTGGTCTCGAAAAAGAAGAAGTCACTGTCGGAGGCTGGAGAGCATTTGCTGAAAGGCTTG GTCTCCGATTCAGTGATATCCAGCAGTTAGCTTCGCTAGCACGTTCTCATTCGACGCTGCGGCCCTTTGAGGTCCTTCTTTTTCACTGGATCCGTACCCAGTGCCCTGTGCCTTGCTCTCGCAACAACTTAAGAGAGATCTTGATCGAAATTGGAAGGGAAGACCTGGCGCAGACTGTTCCATCTGATATAGCGAAAAAGGAATAA
- the LOC143452776 gene encoding ELAV-like protein 1-B, producing the protein MGDDDTDQNATGFNANMTNLIINYLPQSLTDDEFFQLFASVGDVTSARIIRDKKTSYSFGYGFVNYGNPNDAAQAIEQLNGQLLQSKTIKVAYSQPSGFQTKNINLYVSGLPADASEERLQDHFSPFGTITQCRVIRDKNTGLCQGFGFVLFANRDEAGEAIKGLDGSLFPGTLTNNISVKFAKTEQKGPPNSYLNKASHMPYSFNTLGSSMVGRGGGPMRGHSFRGRFSPMTSARGTFSNPTTAAEGMCQNLNQSVSGDNGSNGTIVFVYGIGPHTNEDQLWDLFKSFGNIMRINVIWDHNKGLGKGYGFVTYSTHTEALFAVHSMKNVSFQGRQLQVSIKT; encoded by the exons ATGGGTGATGATGACACAGATCAGAATGCAACGGGTTTCAACGCAAACATGACTAACCTGATCATAAATTACTTACCCCAGTCTTTAACCGACGATGAATTTTTTCAGTTGTTTGCATCAGTGGGTGATGTTACATCAGCACGAATCATTCGTGATAAGAAAACTAGTTATAG CTTTGGTTATGGTTTTGTTAACTATGGCAACCCTAATGACGCGGCACAAGCGATTGAACAACTGAATGGACAGCTGTTGCAAAGCAAAACCATTAAAGTTGCCTACTCACAGCCATCTGGTTTTCagacaaaaaacatcaatctTTATGTGTCAGGACTGCCAGCTGATGCTTCAGAAGAGCGACTTCAGGATCACTTTAGCCCTTTCG GCACAATTACTCAATGTCGTGTCATAAGAGATAAAAACACTGGTCTCTGCCAGGGGTTCGGATTTGTGCTTTTTGCTAACAGAGACGAAGCTGGTGAAGCTATAAAA GGTCTTGATGGCTCACTTTTTCCTGGAACCCTAACCAACAATATTTCCGTAAAATTCGCCAAAACTGAGCAAAAAGGGCCACCGAATTCTTACCTAAACAAA GCAAGTCACATGCCATACAGCTTTAACACGTTGGGGTCGTCTATGGTTGGTAGAGGCGGTGGACCAATGAGAGGACATTCGTTCAGAGGAAGATTCTCACCAATGACGTCAGCCAGAGG AACGTTCAGCAATCCTACTACTGCTGCTGAAGGGATGTGCCAAAATCTTAATCAAAGCGTTTCTGGTGATAATGGCAGTAATGGTACCATTGTGTTTGTTTATGGAATCGGTCCACACACGAACGAGGACCAGTTATGGGATTTATTTAAATCATTCGGAAATATCatg AGAATCAATGTCATATGGGACCACAATAAAGGCCTCGGGAAAGGATATGGTTTTGTCACGTATTCTACACACACCGAAGCCTTGTTTGCTGTACACAGCATGAAAAATGTGTCATTTCAAGGGCGTCAGTTGCAAGTGTCCATCAAAActtaa
- the LOC143452191 gene encoding procathepsin L-like yields the protein MKLLIIVAFIAVCTAASSRTDRYALFSKWKTFYQKKYSDLKEEEQRFETWMQNWEMIIKHNVEETMGNHTYRLAMNHYGDMSHTDFTKMMNGYRNDLRKTSKTTGSTYLRAFNVALPDKVDWREDGLVTPVKNQGQCGSCWSFSATGSLEGQLKRKTGNLVSLSEQNLVDCSGPEGNEGCSGGLMDQAFEYIYKNKGIDTESSYPYEAVDDTCRYKASDRGGEDKGYVDIPSGDEEALKEAVATQGPISVAIDASHESFQFYSSGVYNEPDCSTEQLDHGVLVVGYGTLDGTSDDYWLVKNSWGAEWGDKGYLKMSRNKSNQCGIATQASYPRV from the exons ATGAAACTTCTTATTATCGTCGCATTCATTGCTGTGTGTACAGCTGCTTCCAGCAGAACAGATCGTTATGCTTTGTTCAGTAAATGGAAAACTTTCTACCAGAAAAAGTATAGTGACTTA AAAGAAGAAGAGCAACGCTTTGAAACATGGATGCAAAACTGGGAAATGATCATAAAGCATAACGTTGAAGAAACAATGGGAAACCATACCTATCGTCTGGCAATGAACCATTATGGAGATATG AGTCACACTGATTTCACGAAGATGATGAACGGATACCGCAATGACTTAAGGAAGACCAGCAAAACAACTGGTTCTACATACTTGCGTGCCTTCAATGTTGCCCTGCCTGATAAAGTTGATTGGAGAGAAGATGGTTTGGTAACTCCAGTCAAAAATCAA GGTCAGTGTGGGTCATGCTGGTCTTTTAGTGCCACTGGTTCTTTGGAGGGACAGTTGAAAAGAAAGACCG GCAATCTTGTTAGTCTTAGTGAGCAAAACTTGGTTGACTGCAGTGGACCTGAAGGAAATGAGGGCTGCAGTGGTGGTTTAATGGACCAAGCGTTTGAATACATctataaaaacaaaggaattgACACTGAGAGTTCCTATCCATATGAAGCAGTG GATGACACTTGCCGTTACAAGGCATCGGATCGTGGTGGTGAGGACAAGGGATACGTCGACATTCCCAGTGGTGATGAAGAAGCGTTGAAAGAAGCTGTTGCAACTCAAGGACCAATTTCTGTTGCTATCGATGCGAGCCACGAGTCATTCCAGTTTTACTCCTCTG GTGTGTACAACGAACCAGACTGCAGCACTGAACAGCTTGACCACGGTGTCCTTGTTGTTGGGTATGGCACCCTTGATGGAACCAGTGATGATTACTGGCTTGTGAAGAACAG CTGGGGTGCCGAATGGGGAGACAAGGGCTACCTCAAAATGTCCCGCAACAAGAGCAATCAATGCGGCATTGCAACCCAAGCAAGTTACCCAAGAGTTTAA
- the LOC143451311 gene encoding RNA polymerase I-specific transcription initiation factor RRN3-like, whose amino-acid sequence MSRKSLLRTPSQSKSVRFGGNVKNILHEFNEGFKENYQLLLNQLKDPTLKSSQILEWLKECIACIHLMDRSHAEIVNVLLKVRWMERESEVVSKFSSFLVTLITTNPVHLRAVIKSLTSSFVLDLSRSSDTSFPQKNEKLVFSTLHHVLKTLFTLIPQSKSTAELIFGESFPYMRKPITSLKSYTQNILHVTNYQPDLRPRVLELILRNLIDLDVHSPRQEILEQEEVDDHEDDENEQVFQMDEDLKEKANACSEMKHPLANRLDTLMHMLLQYIYDTCYDGGELQVENARKLFREIIYLFDDIILPIHLLVHVQYIVFYICSFKQSFHESFIEHCWKKVTNVNNPSILRQSAVCYIASLLARANYVSLSAVKACIDTMTTWAHRYLNECTDILSCTSYCCDITRHGTFYSVCQAIFYIIVFRHKQILQSKLGYHYLQSLNLQHLIVSPLNPLKACLSSVVSIFSSTMRQHQIVYCDTIVERNNRQMLPIVGVPSISTNNPLESFFPFDPCLLKRSISFIQPHYKEWDGRSPESQPQDAEGLKDDEFLEEIEMSLHDSESFPFGSLPKQITPSPISSGFGLITPSPF is encoded by the exons ATGAGCCGAAAATCATTGTTAAGGACTCCCTCGCAAAGCAAGAGTGTTCGATTTGGcggaaatgtaaaaaatattttgcatgaaTTTAATGAG GGGTTCAAAGAGAATTATCAACTGTTGCTGAATCAGTTAAAAGATCCCACATTAAAG TCTAGTCAAATTTTGGAATGGCTTAAAGAGTGCATTGCATGTATTCATTTAATGGATCGATCTCATGCTGAAATCGTTAACGTCCTGTTGAAAG TTCGTTGGATGGAAAGAGAATCAgaagttgtttcaaaattcAGCTCATTTTTAGTTACCCTTATTACTACTAATCCTGTTCACCTGCGTGCAGTTATAAAAAGCTTGACAAGCAGTTTTGTTTTGG acTTGTCTCGCTCTTCTGATACATCTTTTCCCCAAAAGAATGAAAAACTTGTCTTTTCTACATTGCATcatgttttgaaaacattatttaCATTAATACCTCA GTCGAAATCTACTGCCGAGCTCATATTTGGAGAATCGTTTCCTTATATGAGAAAACCAATTACATCATTA AAGTCATACACCCAAAATATACTCCATGTAACAAACTACCAACCAGATCTACGACCACGTGTTTTGGAGcttattttaagaaatttgaTCGACTTGGAT GTGCATTCCCCGAGGCAGGAAATCTTAGAACAAGAAGAAGTTGATGATCACGAAGATGACGAAAAtgaacaagtttttcaaatg GATGAAGATTTAAAAGAAAAGGCGAACGCATGCTCTGAAATGAAGCACCCCCTTGCCAACAGACTTGATACGTTGATGCATATGTTATTGCAATATATCTATGACACTTGTTATGATGGCG GCGAGCTGCAAGTTGAGAATGCCAGAAAATTATTTCgtgaaattatttatttatttgatgaTATTATCCTGCCGATTCATCTACTTGTTCATGTTCAGTATATTGTTTTCTACATATGCAGTTTTAAACAg AGCTTTCATGAATCTTTTATTGAACACTGCTGGAAAAAGGTGACCAACGTTAATAACCCTTCAATTTTGCGACAATCTGCTGTATGTTACATAGCCAGCTTGTTGGCGAGAGCAAATTACGTTTCATTAAG TGCTGTGAAAGCCTGCATCGACACAATGACCACATGGGCTCACCGCTACTTGAACGAATGCACAGACATTCTGTCATGTACCTCATATTGCTGTGATATTACCCGGCATGGAACATTTTACAGTGTCTGTCAAGCTATTTTTTACATAATTGTTTTCAGACACAAGCAAATTTTACAATCTAAATTAG gTTACCATTACCTTCAGTCATTAAATCTACAACATTTAATAGTGAGCCCTCTTAATCCATTAAAAGCTTGCTTGTCTTCGGTGGTTAGCATATTTTCTTCAACCATGAG ACAGCATCAGATTGTATACTGTGACACAATAGTGGAGCGCAACAATCGCCAAATGCTGCCAATAGTTGGAGTTCCatcaatttcaacaaacaatccactggagtcattttttccttttgaccCGTGTCTTTTAAAACG GTCCATATCCTTCATTCAACCTCACTACAAAGAGTGGGATGGAAGGAGCCCTGAATCGCAGCCACAGGACGCCGAG GGTTTGAAAGATGATGAATTTCTGGAAGAAATTGAAATGAGTCTTCACGACTCGGAATCTTTTCCGTTCGGTTCATTACCCAAACAGATCACCCCTTCCCCCATTTCAAGTGGTTTTGGCTTAATAACACCTTCACCCTTCTGA